The following are encoded together in the Pectobacterium punjabense genome:
- the glgP gene encoding glycogen phosphorylase codes for MNSPFIYTSPTLSVEALKHSIAYKLMFSVGKDPSIANKHDWLNATLLAVRDRMVERWLRSNRAQLSQDVRQVYYLSMEFLLGRTLSNALLAMGLYDDLKAALDGMGLELDDLLQEENDPGLGNGGLGRLAACFLDSLATMALPGRGYGIRYEYGMFKQNIVNGKQAESPDYWLEYGNAWEFPRHSTRYKVRFGGRIQQEGSKMRWLETEEVIACAYDQIIPGFDTDATNTLRLWGAQASNEINLGKFNQGDYFAAVEDKNHSENVSRVLYPDDSTYSGRELRLRQEYFLVSATVQDILNRHWMMHKTYANLAEKFAIHLNDTHPVLAIPELMRLLIDEHKFKWIEAWTVVRKVFSYTNHTLMQEALETWPVDMLGKILPRHLQLIFEINEHFLEYVQKEVPDDNELLARVSIIDENNGRKIRMAWLAVIASHKVNGVSELHSDLMVQSLFADFARLFPNRFCNKTNGVTPRRWLALANPSLSKLLDDTIGQTWRTDLSQLSELKQHIDYPAFVQKIRKVKLKNKVRLATYMAENLNIVVNPESLFDVQIKRIHEYKRQLLNVLHIITLYNRIKDDPGVERVPRVAIFAGKAASAYYMAKHIINLINDVAKVINNDPALHDRLKVVFIPNYSVSLAQLIIPAADLSEQISLAGTEASGTSNMKFALNGALTIGTLDGANVEMLEHIGEENMFIFGNTADQVEALRQNGYNPRQYYDQDEELRRVLTQITTGAFSPDDSRRYSDLFDSLVNFGDYYQLLADYRSYVDTQDRVDELYEKKDEWARSAIQNIANMGYFSSDRTIGEYAEDIWNIKPIRL; via the coding sequence ATGAACTCGCCGTTTATCTATACTTCACCAACGCTCAGTGTGGAAGCGCTGAAACACTCTATTGCTTACAAGCTCATGTTTAGTGTGGGGAAAGATCCCTCGATTGCGAATAAACATGACTGGCTGAACGCCACGCTGCTGGCCGTGCGCGACCGGATGGTGGAGCGCTGGCTGCGCTCGAATCGGGCACAGCTTTCGCAGGATGTACGGCAGGTGTATTACCTGTCGATGGAGTTTTTGCTGGGGCGGACGTTGTCGAACGCGCTGCTGGCGATGGGATTGTATGATGATCTGAAAGCGGCGCTGGATGGTATGGGGCTGGAACTGGACGATCTGCTACAGGAAGAAAATGATCCCGGCTTAGGGAACGGTGGCCTGGGGCGTCTGGCCGCCTGTTTCCTCGATTCGCTGGCGACGATGGCCCTGCCGGGGCGCGGCTACGGCATTCGCTACGAATACGGCATGTTCAAACAGAATATCGTTAACGGCAAGCAGGCCGAATCGCCGGATTACTGGCTGGAATACGGCAATGCATGGGAATTTCCACGCCACAGCACGCGTTACAAAGTGCGGTTTGGGGGACGTATCCAGCAGGAAGGCAGCAAAATGCGCTGGCTGGAAACGGAAGAGGTTATCGCGTGCGCCTACGACCAAATCATTCCCGGTTTCGATACCGATGCCACCAACACATTGCGTCTGTGGGGCGCGCAGGCCAGTAATGAAATCAATTTAGGTAAATTCAATCAGGGCGACTATTTTGCGGCGGTAGAAGATAAAAACCACTCGGAAAACGTGTCGCGTGTGCTGTATCCCGATGATTCCACCTATTCTGGTCGTGAGCTGCGTTTGCGCCAGGAATACTTTCTGGTTTCCGCGACAGTGCAGGACATCCTCAACCGCCATTGGATGATGCATAAGACCTATGCCAATTTGGCGGAAAAATTCGCTATCCACCTGAATGATACGCATCCGGTGCTGGCGATCCCTGAGCTGATGCGCTTGCTGATTGATGAGCATAAATTCAAGTGGATAGAGGCGTGGACGGTCGTGAGGAAAGTCTTTTCCTACACCAATCACACGCTGATGCAAGAGGCGCTGGAAACCTGGCCGGTTGATATGTTGGGTAAAATTCTGCCGCGCCACCTGCAATTGATTTTCGAAATTAACGAACATTTTCTCGAGTACGTGCAGAAAGAAGTTCCCGATGACAACGAGCTGCTGGCACGGGTTTCCATCATTGATGAAAACAATGGGCGTAAAATACGGATGGCGTGGCTGGCGGTGATCGCCAGCCATAAAGTGAACGGCGTATCGGAGCTGCATTCGGATCTGATGGTGCAGTCCCTGTTTGCTGACTTTGCCCGACTTTTCCCCAATCGCTTCTGTAATAAAACCAATGGGGTAACGCCGCGGCGCTGGCTGGCGCTGGCCAACCCGTCGCTCTCTAAGCTGTTGGATGACACCATCGGGCAGACCTGGCGTACCGATCTGAGCCAACTGAGCGAACTGAAACAGCACATCGATTATCCGGCGTTTGTGCAGAAAATCCGCAAGGTGAAGCTAAAGAACAAAGTGCGTTTAGCGACCTACATGGCGGAAAACCTGAATATTGTGGTTAACCCGGAATCACTGTTTGATGTGCAGATTAAGCGCATTCACGAATACAAACGGCAACTGCTGAATGTGTTGCACATCATCACGCTCTATAACCGCATTAAGGACGATCCAGGTGTCGAACGTGTTCCGCGCGTTGCTATCTTTGCGGGCAAGGCGGCATCGGCTTATTACATGGCGAAGCACATTATTAACTTGATCAACGATGTCGCAAAGGTGATCAACAACGATCCGGCACTGCACGATCGGCTGAAGGTCGTCTTTATCCCGAACTACAGCGTGAGTCTGGCACAGCTGATCATTCCGGCGGCGGATCTGTCTGAACAGATCTCGCTAGCGGGAACGGAAGCGTCCGGGACCAGCAACATGAAGTTTGCCCTGAACGGTGCGTTGACGATCGGTACGCTGGATGGGGCGAATGTCGAAATGCTGGAACATATTGGCGAAGAGAATATGTTTATCTTCGGTAACACGGCCGACCAGGTTGAAGCACTACGGCAGAACGGCTATAACCCACGGCAGTATTACGATCAGGACGAAGAACTACGCCGCGTGCTGACGCAAATCACCACAGGGGCTTTTAGCCCTGATGATAGCCGCCGTTATAGCGATTTGTTTGATTCACTGGTGAATTTTGGCGATTACTACCAG
- the glgX gene encoding glycogen debranching protein GlgX gives MAELQTGKPTPLGASFDGSGVNFALFSADAERVELCIFDERQQEQRIELTARSGDIWHGYLPDAQPGLRYGFRVDGPFEPSQGLRFNPHKLLLDPCARQLDGWVVDDACLQGGIDQRDERDSADIMAKCVVTTEDYDWQNDQHPQTPWSRTVIYEAHVRGLTQLHPDIPEDIRGSYAALGHPVMIDYLTSLGVTALELLPVQQHADEPRLQQLGLRNYWGYNVLLPFAVDNSLAAGDDALNEFRDAVKALHHAGIEVILDVVFNHSAELDVEGPTLCQRGIDNRSYYWLDDNGEYHNWTGCGNVLRLNHPAVIDWVMDCLRFWREVCHVDGFRFDLATVLGRTPDFTAAAPLLSAMKNDSRLQGCKLIAEPWDIGHGGYQLGQFPTPFAEWSDRYRDDMRRFWLHGDISLGAFACRFAASSDIFQQRDRLPYASINKLTAHDGFTLRDLVSFNHKHNDANGEGNRDGTDSNFSNNHGTEGLEADDDIRQRRLASQKALLTTLILSQGTPMLLAGDELGHSQQGNNNAYCQDNELTWLHWKNADRGLREFVAGLIQLRSTIPALQQETWWQEGDGAVQWLNREGQPLTPQQWEHGEHQLQILLSGHWLVLVNASLHAGTFILPEGHWQVSPPFDETNPPEGGIWHGHAQAVCVLIKQTA, from the coding sequence ATGGCGGAATTGCAGACGGGCAAACCGACGCCGCTGGGGGCGAGTTTTGACGGCAGCGGCGTGAATTTCGCGTTGTTTTCGGCGGATGCCGAGCGGGTTGAGCTGTGCATATTTGATGAACGCCAGCAGGAACAGCGCATCGAACTGACCGCGCGCAGCGGTGATATTTGGCACGGTTATCTCCCTGATGCACAGCCCGGCTTACGCTACGGTTTTCGGGTCGATGGGCCGTTCGAGCCGTCACAGGGTTTACGCTTCAATCCGCATAAACTGCTGTTAGATCCGTGCGCTCGTCAGCTTGATGGCTGGGTGGTGGATGACGCTTGCCTGCAAGGCGGGATTGACCAGCGAGATGAACGCGATAGCGCTGACATCATGGCGAAGTGCGTGGTCACGACGGAGGATTACGACTGGCAGAATGACCAGCATCCGCAAACCCCCTGGAGCCGGACGGTGATTTATGAGGCACACGTTCGCGGGCTGACGCAACTGCACCCTGATATCCCCGAGGATATTCGCGGTAGCTATGCGGCGTTAGGCCATCCAGTGATGATTGACTATCTGACGTCGCTGGGCGTGACGGCGCTGGAACTGCTTCCTGTGCAACAACATGCCGATGAACCGCGGCTTCAGCAATTGGGGCTGCGTAACTACTGGGGCTATAACGTGCTGCTGCCGTTCGCGGTGGATAACAGTCTGGCTGCGGGTGACGACGCGCTGAATGAATTTCGCGATGCGGTGAAAGCGCTGCATCACGCGGGGATCGAGGTCATTCTGGATGTGGTATTCAACCATAGTGCAGAACTGGATGTCGAAGGTCCCACGTTATGCCAGCGCGGCATCGATAACCGCAGCTATTACTGGCTGGATGACAACGGCGAATACCATAACTGGACCGGCTGCGGCAATGTGCTGCGCCTGAATCACCCTGCGGTGATTGACTGGGTGATGGACTGTCTGCGCTTCTGGCGTGAAGTCTGCCACGTTGACGGTTTCCGCTTCGATCTGGCAACGGTACTGGGGCGTACCCCAGATTTTACCGCTGCCGCACCGCTGCTGTCCGCGATGAAAAACGATAGTCGCTTACAGGGCTGCAAGCTGATCGCTGAGCCGTGGGATATCGGGCATGGCGGCTATCAACTGGGTCAGTTCCCGACGCCGTTTGCCGAGTGGAGCGATCGCTATCGTGACGACATGCGCCGCTTTTGGCTGCATGGTGATATTTCTCTCGGCGCATTTGCCTGCCGTTTTGCCGCCTCCAGCGACATCTTCCAGCAGCGCGATCGCCTGCCTTACGCCTCTATCAACAAACTGACGGCGCATGACGGTTTTACGCTGCGCGATCTGGTGAGTTTCAACCACAAGCATAACGACGCGAACGGTGAAGGTAACCGTGACGGCACGGACAGTAACTTCAGCAACAACCATGGCACGGAAGGGTTAGAAGCCGATGACGACATTCGTCAACGCCGGCTGGCTAGCCAGAAGGCGCTGCTGACGACGCTGATTTTGTCGCAGGGTACACCAATGCTGCTGGCGGGCGATGAACTGGGGCACAGCCAGCAGGGCAACAACAACGCCTACTGCCAAGATAATGAATTGACCTGGCTGCACTGGAAAAATGCAGATCGTGGCTTGCGTGAATTTGTCGCTGGGTTGATCCAACTGCGCAGCACAATCCCGGCATTACAGCAGGAAACGTGGTGGCAGGAAGGGGATGGCGCGGTGCAGTGGCTGAACCGAGAAGGGCAGCCTTTAACGCCGCAGCAGTGGGAGCACGGGGAGCATCAGCTACAGATTTTACTTTCCGGTCATTGGCTTGTGCTGGTTAACGCCAGTCTGCATGCCGGAACGTTCATTTTGCCAGAAGGCCACTGGCAGGTTTCACCGCCGTTTGATGAGACGAACCCGCCTGAAGGCGGAATTTGGCACGGACACGCGCAGGCGGTATGCGTCTTGATAAAACAGACCGCCTAA
- a CDS encoding sensor histidine kinase: MVSQIDLILSLLQQMCVYLVIAYLLSKTPLFIPLMQVTIRLPHKLVCYLVFSVFCIMGTYFGLHIDDSIANTRATGAVLGGMLGGPSVGFLVGLTGGLHRYSMGGMTALACMLSTIAEGLLGGLLHRYLARRNRIDLLFKPLVVGLTALVAEILQMAIILLVARPFDNAAELVRDIALPMMITNTIGSAMFMRILLDRRAIFEKYTSAFSAKALQIAARAEGALRQGFNPQNSMRVARILYEELGVGAVAITDRDKLLAFIGLGDDHHNVGAPITSSHTRRAIDNNQVVYADGNEVSYTCSVSSHCKLGSTLVIPLRGEDQRVVGTIKLYEPKNKLFSSINRTLGEGIAHLLSAQILTGRFEQQKQLLAQSEIKLLHAQVNPHFLFNALNTLSAVIRRNPDHARQLVLSLSTFFRKNLKRSNDEVSLNDELEHVNAYLEIEKARFADHLTVEISLPEALREARLPAFSLQPIVENAIKHGTSQMIEHGHIHISGRLHANTLELSVEDNAGTYQPRSGGDGLGMNLVDRRIKARYGNRYGITVVSEADKFTRVEVRVPLISPRQVLEQLDSVA, translated from the coding sequence ATGGTTAGCCAGATTGATCTGATTCTTTCCCTATTACAGCAGATGTGTGTTTATCTGGTGATCGCTTATTTGCTCAGTAAAACACCGCTATTTATCCCGCTGATGCAGGTCACCATTCGTCTGCCACACAAGCTGGTCTGCTATCTGGTTTTCTCCGTGTTTTGCATTATGGGAACCTACTTCGGCTTGCATATAGACGATTCTATTGCCAATACCCGCGCGACGGGCGCCGTGCTCGGCGGCATGTTGGGTGGCCCTTCAGTGGGCTTTCTCGTCGGGTTAACGGGCGGGTTACACCGCTATTCCATGGGTGGCATGACCGCACTGGCCTGTATGCTATCGACTATTGCCGAAGGACTGCTCGGCGGGCTGCTACATCGCTATCTGGCACGCCGCAACCGTATCGATTTGCTCTTTAAGCCCCTCGTCGTCGGCCTGACCGCACTGGTTGCAGAGATACTGCAAATGGCGATTATTCTGCTGGTCGCCCGCCCCTTTGATAATGCCGCTGAACTGGTGAGAGACATTGCACTACCGATGATGATCACCAATACCATTGGTTCTGCCATGTTCATGCGTATCTTGCTCGACCGACGCGCTATTTTTGAAAAATATACCTCTGCATTTTCCGCCAAGGCGCTGCAAATCGCTGCCCGCGCCGAAGGGGCGCTGCGTCAGGGGTTCAACCCACAAAACAGTATGCGTGTTGCCCGTATTTTGTATGAAGAACTGGGTGTGGGAGCTGTAGCCATTACCGATCGCGACAAATTACTGGCGTTTATCGGGCTGGGCGATGACCACCACAACGTCGGAGCACCCATTACGTCATCACACACGCGCCGGGCGATAGACAATAATCAGGTGGTGTACGCCGATGGTAACGAGGTGTCTTACACCTGTTCGGTGTCGTCGCACTGCAAGCTAGGTTCCACGCTGGTGATCCCACTGCGTGGCGAAGATCAGCGCGTTGTCGGCACGATCAAGCTTTATGAACCCAAAAACAAGCTATTTTCCAGTATTAACCGTACGCTAGGAGAAGGGATCGCCCACCTGCTTTCCGCACAGATTCTAACAGGCCGCTTTGAACAGCAGAAACAACTGCTGGCACAGTCAGAAATCAAGCTACTGCATGCACAGGTCAACCCGCATTTTCTATTCAACGCACTGAACACGCTGTCCGCCGTGATACGACGCAATCCCGACCACGCCCGCCAGTTAGTGCTATCTCTGTCGACGTTTTTCCGTAAAAACCTTAAGCGGAGTAACGATGAAGTGTCGCTCAATGACGAGCTGGAGCACGTTAACGCCTATCTGGAAATCGAAAAAGCACGCTTTGCCGATCACCTGACGGTAGAGATTTCTCTGCCAGAAGCGCTGCGTGAGGCTAGATTACCGGCGTTCTCTCTACAGCCGATTGTCGAAAATGCGATTAAGCACGGCACCTCGCAGATGATTGAACACGGGCACATCCACATTAGCGGACGTCTGCACGCCAACACGCTAGAGCTGTCAGTGGAAGATAACGCGGGTACCTATCAACCCCGCAGCGGTGGCGATGGGCTAGGCATGAACCTGGTCGATCGCCGCATCAAAGCACGCTATGGCAACCGCTATGGCATCACGGTAGTCAGCGAAGCGGATAAATTCACCCGGGTCGAAGTACGCGTCCCACTGATCTCACCCCGCCAGGTATTGGAGCAGCTTGATAGCGTAGCGTGA
- the glgC gene encoding glucose-1-phosphate adenylyltransferase codes for MVNNDKHDPLMLARQLPLKSVALILAGGRGTRLKGLTALRAKPAVHFGGKFRIIDFALSNCLNSGIRRIGVITQYQSHTLVQHIQRGWSFLNAEMNEFVDLLPAQQRHSTDHWYRGTADAVCQNLDIIRRYRAEYVVILAGDHIYKMDYSRMLIDHVEKGAECTVACLPVPLEEANAFGVMSVDKQHRILDFSEKPDNPTPMPDNPDMALASMGIYVFNADYLYQLLEADRNAPDSNHDFGQDLIPKIVSQRLAWAHPFTLSCVTSGEDEHQYWRDVGTLEAYWRANLDLASVTPELDVYDRHWPIRSAIESLPPAKFVQDRSGSHGMTMNSLVSGGCIVSGSVVTHSVLFPRVRVNSFCSIDSTVILPDVNVGRSCRLRRCVIDRACHLPEGMVIGENAEEDSRRFYRSEEGIVLVTRSMLEKL; via the coding sequence ATGGTGAACAACGATAAGCATGACCCTCTGATGTTGGCAAGACAGCTCCCTCTGAAATCCGTGGCATTAATTTTGGCAGGAGGCCGTGGAACGCGACTGAAAGGGCTGACGGCATTGCGCGCCAAGCCTGCCGTCCATTTTGGCGGCAAATTTCGCATTATTGATTTCGCGCTGTCCAACTGTCTGAACTCCGGCATCCGCCGTATTGGTGTGATTACGCAATATCAGTCGCATACGCTGGTGCAACACATTCAGCGCGGCTGGTCGTTTTTGAATGCGGAAATGAACGAGTTTGTCGATCTGCTTCCCGCACAGCAACGCCATTCTACCGATCATTGGTATCGGGGAACCGCAGATGCCGTTTGTCAGAATCTCGACATTATTCGGCGCTACCGTGCGGAGTATGTGGTGATCCTCGCGGGCGATCACATCTACAAGATGGACTACTCACGGATGCTGATTGATCACGTGGAGAAGGGGGCAGAGTGTACAGTCGCCTGCCTGCCTGTGCCGCTGGAAGAAGCCAATGCCTTTGGCGTCATGAGCGTGGATAAACAGCATCGCATCCTCGATTTTTCCGAAAAACCGGATAACCCGACACCGATGCCGGATAACCCCGACATGGCGCTCGCGAGCATGGGGATCTATGTTTTTAATGCGGACTATCTTTATCAATTGTTGGAAGCGGATCGCAATGCGCCGGACTCTAACCACGATTTTGGTCAGGATCTGATCCCGAAGATCGTCTCGCAGCGTCTGGCCTGGGCGCACCCTTTTACTCTGTCGTGCGTCACGTCGGGTGAAGATGAGCACCAGTATTGGCGGGATGTCGGCACGCTGGAAGCTTACTGGCGCGCCAATCTCGATCTGGCGTCCGTCACGCCGGAATTGGATGTGTACGATCGGCATTGGCCGATTCGTTCCGCTATTGAATCGCTGCCGCCAGCTAAATTTGTTCAGGACCGCTCTGGCAGCCATGGCATGACGATGAACTCGCTGGTATCGGGGGGCTGCATCGTTTCCGGTTCGGTTGTCACGCATTCGGTGTTGTTCCCGCGTGTGCGGGTCAATTCATTTTGTAGTATCGATTCGACGGTGATCCTGCCGGATGTCAACGTGGGACGCTCCTGTCGTTTACGCCGTTGCGTGATTGACCGTGCCTGCCACTTGCCGGAAGGCATGGTGATTGGTGAAAACGCGGAAGAGGATAGCCGCCGTTTTTACCGGTCGGAGGAAGGGATCGTACTGGTCACGCGATCGATGTTGGAAAAGCTGTAA
- the glgB gene encoding 1,4-alpha-glucan branching enzyme, with protein MSAFSDAINSLISGHYADPFSLLGMHHSSEGLEVRALLPDAQAAWVVDASNGRKIVELERIDERGFFCGLVPRRKNAFHYQLAVTWREETWVIEDPYRFGPLLQDMDIWLLAEGTHLRPYERLGAHLETLDGVEGTRFAVWAPNAQRVSVVGEFNFWDGRRHPMRLRRENGIWELFLPDVKAGQLYKYEMIDSHGSVRLKADPYAFEAQMRPDTASLITPLPEKVPTNEARREANGLRSPISIYEVHLGSWRRHTDNNFWLSYQELAKQLIDYVQYMGFTHVELMPINEHPFDGSWGYQPLGLYAPTRRFGTAPEFRAFVDALHDAGINVLLDWVPGHFPGDEYGLAQFDGTALYEYADPREGYHQDWNTLIYNYGRHEVRNYLAGNALFWMERYGIDGLRVDAVASMIYRDYSRSEGEWVPNHYGGKENLEAIAFLRYTNHTLGHAAPAAITLAEESTDYPGVTLPPDCNGLGFHYKWNMGWMHDTLAYMQHDPVHRKYHHDLLTFGMLYAYSENFVLPLSHDEVVHGKRSLLDRMPGDVWQKFANLRAYYGFMWAYPGKKLLFMGGEFAQGREWNHDASLDWHLLDEPEGWHRGVQTLVRDLNHCYRQQPPLYQLDFQPQGFEWLVVDDRENSVFAFVRRDEQGNEVLVVSNFTPVPRYGYRIGINQPGGWREAINTDSVHYNGSDLGNVGTIYSEEWGSHQRQHSLVLTIPPLATLYLVKEV; from the coding sequence ATGTCAGCGTTTTCTGATGCGATTAATTCACTTATTTCCGGGCATTATGCCGATCCATTTTCGCTGTTAGGTATGCATCATTCCTCCGAAGGTCTTGAAGTTCGAGCATTGCTGCCGGATGCGCAGGCAGCGTGGGTTGTTGATGCCAGCAATGGGCGAAAAATTGTCGAACTAGAACGTATAGACGAGCGCGGTTTTTTTTGTGGTCTAGTGCCACGCCGGAAAAATGCTTTTCACTATCAATTGGCTGTGACCTGGCGTGAAGAAACCTGGGTAATTGAAGATCCTTATCGTTTTGGCCCGTTGTTGCAGGATATGGATATTTGGTTGCTGGCCGAAGGCACCCACCTGCGACCTTACGAACGATTAGGCGCACATCTGGAAACGCTGGATGGGGTCGAAGGTACGCGCTTTGCCGTGTGGGCACCCAATGCGCAGCGTGTTTCGGTGGTGGGAGAATTCAACTTTTGGGATGGTCGCCGACACCCGATGCGGCTGCGTAGGGAGAATGGCATTTGGGAGTTGTTTCTGCCCGATGTGAAAGCGGGGCAGCTCTACAAATATGAAATGATCGACAGCCACGGTAGCGTCCGGCTGAAGGCCGATCCTTATGCGTTTGAAGCGCAGATGCGCCCGGATACCGCCTCGCTGATTACGCCGCTGCCTGAGAAAGTCCCGACCAACGAGGCTCGCCGTGAGGCGAATGGCCTGCGTTCCCCTATCTCTATTTATGAAGTCCACCTCGGTTCCTGGCGACGGCATACGGATAACAATTTCTGGCTGAGCTATCAGGAACTGGCGAAGCAACTGATTGATTATGTGCAGTACATGGGTTTCACGCATGTGGAACTGATGCCGATTAACGAACACCCGTTTGACGGCAGTTGGGGCTATCAGCCGCTGGGTCTATATGCGCCAACGCGTCGCTTCGGCACGGCGCCGGAATTCAGAGCGTTTGTTGATGCGCTCCATGATGCGGGCATCAACGTCTTGCTGGACTGGGTGCCGGGGCATTTTCCCGGTGACGAATACGGTTTAGCACAGTTTGACGGCACCGCGCTGTATGAATACGCCGATCCGCGTGAAGGCTATCATCAGGATTGGAATACGCTGATTTATAACTATGGCCGTCATGAGGTGCGTAACTATCTGGCGGGTAACGCGCTGTTCTGGATGGAACGCTATGGCATCGACGGGCTGCGGGTAGACGCCGTGGCCTCCATGATTTATCGCGACTACAGCCGCAGTGAAGGCGAGTGGGTGCCGAATCATTACGGTGGTAAAGAGAACCTCGAAGCGATTGCGTTTCTGCGTTACACCAACCACACGCTGGGTCATGCCGCGCCTGCGGCGATCACGCTGGCTGAAGAGTCGACCGATTATCCGGGCGTTACGCTGCCGCCGGATTGCAACGGGTTAGGGTTTCATTACAAGTGGAATATGGGCTGGATGCACGACACGCTGGCCTATATGCAGCACGATCCGGTTCACCGCAAATACCATCACGATTTGCTGACATTCGGCATGTTGTACGCCTATAGCGAGAATTTCGTGCTGCCGCTGTCTCACGATGAAGTGGTACACGGTAAGCGCTCGCTGCTGGATCGCATGCCCGGCGATGTCTGGCAGAAATTTGCCAATTTACGCGCCTATTACGGTTTTATGTGGGCCTATCCCGGTAAGAAACTGTTGTTTATGGGGGGCGAATTTGCGCAGGGACGTGAATGGAACCACGACGCCAGTTTGGACTGGCATCTGCTGGATGAGCCGGAAGGGTGGCACCGCGGCGTGCAGACGCTGGTGCGCGACCTTAACCACTGCTATCGCCAGCAGCCGCCGCTGTATCAGTTGGATTTTCAGCCGCAGGGCTTTGAATGGCTGGTGGTAGATGACCGAGAAAACTCGGTCTTTGCCTTTGTCCGACGTGATGAACAGGGCAATGAAGTGCTGGTGGTCAGCAACTTTACGCCAGTGCCACGTTACGGCTATCGGATTGGCATCAACCAGCCCGGCGGTTGGCGAGAGGCCATCAACACCGATTCTGTTCACTACAACGGTAGCGATTTGGGCAATGTTGGGACGATTTACAGTGAGGAGTGGGGCAGCCATCAGCGTCAACATTCTCTCGTGCTGACCATTCCGCCGCTTGCCACGCTGTATCTGGTGAAGGAGGTGTAA
- the glgA gene encoding glycogen synthase GlgA, whose protein sequence is MRVLHVCSELFPLLKTGGLADVAGALPGAQIAAGMDARVILPAFPDLKKGIADIQVVRELDTFAGHVTLLFGHFNGVGIYLIDVPELYERAGSPYHDPALYAYADNYLRFALLGWMGCEMACGLDHYWRPDIVHAHDWHAGLTCAYLAARNRPAKSVFTVHNLAYQGLFDARHMADLHLPRDFFQVYGLEFYGQISYLKAGLFYADHITTVSPTYAHEITLPAYGYGMEGLLQAREEEGRLSGILNGVDETIWNPADDPLLTSHYSRDALANKAENKRHLQTAMGLKVDDKIPVFAIVSRLTSQKGLDIALSAIPDLLEQGGQLVVLGAGDADLQEGFLAAAAEYHGQVGVQIGYHEAFSHRIIGGADVIMVPSRFEPCGLTQLYGLKYGTLPLVRRTGGLADTVSDCSLENLADGLASGFVFNDCSVGSLSRAIRRVFVLWSRPTLWRYVQRQAMAMDFGWQVSAQAYGALYQRLHTH, encoded by the coding sequence ATGCGGGTCTTACATGTTTGTTCAGAGCTGTTTCCACTATTGAAAACCGGCGGTCTTGCGGATGTGGCAGGTGCGTTGCCCGGCGCGCAAATTGCGGCGGGGATGGATGCCCGCGTCATCCTGCCTGCCTTCCCCGATTTGAAAAAAGGGATCGCTGATATACAGGTTGTGCGTGAGCTGGATACGTTTGCCGGACATGTCACCTTACTGTTTGGCCATTTTAACGGCGTCGGCATTTATCTGATTGATGTGCCTGAGCTGTATGAACGCGCGGGCAGCCCTTATCACGACCCGGCGCTTTACGCCTATGCCGACAACTACCTGCGGTTTGCGCTGCTAGGGTGGATGGGGTGTGAAATGGCGTGCGGGCTGGACCACTATTGGCGGCCCGATATTGTGCATGCTCATGACTGGCACGCGGGGTTGACCTGCGCCTATCTGGCGGCGCGTAATCGCCCGGCGAAATCGGTTTTTACCGTGCACAATCTGGCTTATCAAGGGCTGTTTGATGCCCGACATATGGCGGATCTCCACTTACCGAGAGACTTCTTTCAGGTCTACGGGCTGGAGTTTTACGGCCAGATTTCTTACCTCAAGGCAGGTTTGTTCTACGCCGACCACATTACGACCGTGAGCCCGACCTACGCGCACGAGATTACGCTGCCAGCCTATGGTTATGGCATGGAAGGCTTGCTACAGGCGCGTGAAGAAGAGGGGCGCTTGTCTGGCATTCTCAATGGCGTAGACGAAACGATTTGGAATCCGGCGGATGATCCGTTGCTCACAAGCCATTACAGCCGCGATGCGCTGGCGAACAAAGCGGAAAACAAGCGGCATCTGCAAACGGCGATGGGCCTGAAAGTGGATGACAAGATCCCGGTGTTCGCCATTGTTAGCCGCCTGACCAGCCAAAAAGGGCTCGACATTGCGTTAAGCGCGATACCGGATTTGCTGGAACAGGGTGGGCAACTGGTGGTGTTGGGGGCCGGAGATGCCGATTTGCAGGAAGGTTTTCTGGCCGCCGCAGCCGAATATCACGGTCAGGTTGGCGTGCAGATTGGCTATCACGAAGCCTTCTCACACCGCATTATTGGCGGTGCGGATGTCATCATGGTGCCCAGCCGATTTGAACCCTGTGGGTTAACGCAGCTCTATGGCTTGAAGTATGGCACGTTGCCGCTGGTGCGCCGAACGGGTGGGCTGGCGGATACGGTATCTGACTGTTCGCTAGAGAATCTGGCAGATGGTCTGGCAAGCGGGTTTGTCTTTAACGATTGCAGTGTGGGATCGCTATCCCGCGCGATTCGTCGTGTGTTCGTGTTGTGGTCCCGACCTACGCTATGGCGCTATGTGCAGCGTCAGGCGATGGCGATGGATTTTGGTTGGCAGGTTTCTGCTCAGGCTTATGGTGCGCTCTATCAACGCTTGCATACCCACTAG